The genomic DNA AATCACCTCATGTACATGCCCGGACAGTTTCCGAAGCATGGCGATAGCATCTTCGCGATCTTTCGGTTTTCCTAAAATTTCACTGAAAGTCCACACAATCGTATCGGCAGTGATCAACAATTCGTCTGCCGACATGGAAGAGATGTAGGCTTCCGCCTTTTTCCTAGCGATATAGACCGGAACCTCGTCCGACCGCAACGTTTTGGGAAAGGATTCGTCTATATCCGGGATCGTCTGTACTTCAAAGTCAATATCCAATCCCGCCAGCAATTCGCGTCTCCGGGGAGAATTGGAACCTAATACGATTTTATATTGACTCAAGTTAGGGAGTATGCTTTTCATTATCCTATTTTATCAGTTTAGTTCTACCAGCCGAAAGCCTCGTCACCCATCCAGTGGCCTTGAGCTCTCATGACTTGTTCGATTACATCGCGGGCAACGCCAGCCCCCCCATTCTTGTGGGAGATATATTTGGCGATACGCTTGATCTCAGGAGCCGCATCAGCGGGTGCTACCGGCAGGCCGACCATTGTCATCACTTCGTAGTCAGGAATATCGTCCCCGGCATACATAACCTCTTCAGGCTGCAGACCAGTCTTTTCCAGAAAATCCCGGTAATCGTGGACTTTTACTGCACTCTTCATATATATATGAGTAATGCCGAGACGCGAAAAGCGGATCTGTACCGCTTCCGTATAGCCTCCGGTAATGATGGCTACGTGATAGCCTTTCTTGACAGCGAGCTGCAAGGCATAGCCATCTTTTATATTAACGGTACGCATAGGGTCGCCATTCGGATGCAACGGGATTACATCACAGGACAAAACACCGTCTACATCAAAGACAAAAGCCTTTATCTTACTCAGATCATAATTGATACTACTCATGTTGTGCCTCCTTATGTATGCTTTGACTGATCAGCCGGTAGATCGACCGCATATCGGAATCCCCCAACATAGCCAAATGTTTATTAATCACATTCTCATCATATCGGATAGCCGGACCAGTCTGTGCCACCCTCGGCGGCATCGTATGTATCTTGGCTGCCGTCTCGTCGATAAGTGGCAACAAGACATCAGCCGGTATATCCTGTTCTTCTAATAATTTAACAGCCAACGCATAAATATGGTTGGTAAAATTACAGGCAAAAACAGCTGCCAGGTGTAAACTTTTACGTTTGTCGGACGACAGGAAATGGATATTTCCCGAAAGTTTCTCCGCCAAATGTTGCAATTTGCCAGCATTTTCAGACGTATTAGCTTCAAGAAAAAAAGGGATCACGTTGAAATCTACCTCCCGTGTTTTACTAAACGTCTGCATCGGATACAGGACTCCATAATTGGCCGTATGGCCGTTGAAAACATCCATCGGCATACTGCCTGCCGTATGCACCCACAAGCCCTCATTCGGCCTGACACGAGCAATCACATCCGCCAAAACCGTATCTTTTAAAGAAAAGACATACAGGTCAGCATCCGTATCGACAGTTTCGGGATCAGTTGTCCAGGGACAGCCCAACAGAGCAGCCAGCTGCTGTGCATTTTCCGGCGTATGGCTATACACCTGCCCGATCTGCATCCCTTTGCGATGCATTTCGAGCGACAAGCGCGTCGCCAAGTTGCCAGA from Parabacteroides merdae ATCC 43184 includes the following:
- a CDS encoding KdsC family phosphatase; its protein translation is MSSINYDLSKIKAFVFDVDGVLSCDVIPLHPNGDPMRTVNIKDGYALQLAVKKGYHVAIITGGYTEAVQIRFSRLGITHIYMKSAVKVHDYRDFLEKTGLQPEEVMYAGDDIPDYEVMTMVGLPVAPADAAPEIKRIAKYISHKNGGAGVARDVIEQVMRAQGHWMGDEAFGW
- a CDS encoding Rossmann-like and DUF2520 domain-containing protein; protein product: MKIIFLGSGNLATRLSLEMHRKGMQIGQVYSHTPENAQQLAALLGCPWTTDPETVDTDADLYVFSLKDTVLADVIARVRPNEGLWVHTAGSMPMDVFNGHTANYGVLYPMQTFSKTREVDFNVIPFFLEANTSENAGKLQHLAEKLSGNIHFLSSDKRKSLHLAAVFACNFTNHIYALAVKLLEEQDIPADVLLPLIDETAAKIHTMPPRVAQTGPAIRYDENVINKHLAMLGDSDMRSIYRLISQSIHKEAQHE
- a CDS encoding Maf-like protein, whose protein sequence is MKSILPNLSQYKIVLGSNSPRRRELLAGLDIDFEVQTIPDIDESFPKTLRSDEVPVYIARKKAEAYISSMSADELLITADTIVWTFSEILGKPKDREDAIAMLRKLSGHVHEVITGVCITTKEKTVSFSASSTVCFARLDDDEIVYYVDKYRPFDKAGSYGIQEWIGYVAVEAINGSFYNVMGLPVRLLYQELKKF